The Candidatus Zixiibacteriota bacterium genome has a window encoding:
- a CDS encoding S8 family serine peptidase: MRFLKWISLACSVIMATFVFAKAESYYGSVGPVALRVDSFVIAIKFDTTIPLQQVFDMHSRLRYVTPDSNMINGFFAVVIGAGGDLYAFLDTLNNSIGIEAAEPYYYLSDTVPAPVGSELVAGFEDWMDSSAVAATAANYGAAIARKLEYLPDCYVLGNADPGSKRLLTVANDLHDAAGVRFSHPIFGIRPVRFTYKLYDRYNGSQFHLKRVIGAFNSASVWDIHGAIDTIVVAVVDDGVTTHEDLPQSRVLPGRDFSGIAGTPYDDNPAPGNLEAHGMGCAGIIGASHTTDSLSGVNTGSGVISMSPAVEILPVKIFDDNGIGTSDVTRVADAISYAYQSGADVLSNSWGYGFTGDGFPVLNDALERASLFGRGGKGCPVIFAAGNAGTSYVLYPSNKPFCFAVGALQLNDVRWSYSCYGGDLDVVAPSGNFCLQGDVWTLDQMGTAGFNPNVTSVCGYSVTWNCSSPNDVDYDCKFGGTSATGPLVAGAAALVLAKDPGLSSNSVYYILKQSADTTLDWGTNSRFTTQYGYGRVDAFGAVLSLSHGDASNDGLLDISDLSVIVDYLFFGGQIFPSAALADCDCDGTVDNSDLQYFIDWFAFGGPLPVKPCFKL, encoded by the coding sequence ATGCGATTTCTCAAATGGATAAGCTTGGCATGCTCGGTCATTATGGCCACCTTCGTGTTTGCCAAAGCCGAGTCATACTACGGAAGCGTCGGGCCGGTAGCGCTTCGCGTAGACAGCTTCGTGATTGCCATCAAGTTCGACACAACGATTCCGCTGCAGCAGGTTTTCGACATGCACTCCCGGCTTCGCTACGTGACGCCGGACAGCAACATGATCAACGGCTTTTTTGCCGTGGTAATTGGAGCAGGAGGTGACCTCTATGCCTTTCTGGATACGCTCAACAATTCCATCGGTATTGAGGCAGCCGAGCCGTATTATTACCTGTCAGACACTGTGCCTGCTCCAGTTGGAAGTGAACTGGTGGCCGGTTTTGAGGACTGGATGGATTCATCAGCGGTCGCTGCTACTGCTGCGAATTATGGTGCCGCTATTGCTCGAAAGTTAGAGTACTTGCCGGACTGCTACGTGCTGGGAAACGCCGACCCCGGCAGCAAACGCCTGCTGACTGTGGCCAACGATCTCCACGACGCGGCAGGAGTGCGTTTTTCGCACCCGATTTTTGGGATTCGCCCGGTGCGATTCACCTACAAACTGTATGACCGTTACAACGGGAGCCAGTTTCACCTGAAACGGGTCATCGGAGCTTTCAATTCAGCTTCTGTCTGGGACATACACGGTGCCATCGATACTATCGTAGTTGCAGTGGTCGATGACGGCGTTACCACGCACGAGGATTTGCCGCAATCTCGTGTTCTTCCTGGCCGAGATTTCTCTGGTATTGCAGGCACTCCATACGATGACAATCCGGCTCCGGGCAATCTGGAGGCACATGGTATGGGCTGCGCAGGTATCATTGGCGCCTCTCACACCACGGACAGCCTCTCGGGCGTGAACACGGGCAGCGGGGTCATCTCGATGTCCCCCGCAGTCGAGATCCTGCCTGTCAAGATATTCGATGACAATGGCATTGGAACATCAGACGTCACCCGGGTAGCAGACGCAATATCCTATGCCTACCAGAGCGGTGCGGATGTGCTTTCGAATAGCTGGGGATACGGATTTACCGGAGACGGATTCCCAGTGCTCAACGATGCCTTGGAGAGGGCTTCGCTGTTTGGGAGAGGCGGTAAGGGGTGCCCTGTGATATTTGCGGCTGGTAACGCCGGTACCAGTTACGTGCTATATCCTTCAAACAAACCGTTCTGTTTCGCCGTTGGCGCGCTGCAACTGAATGACGTCCGTTGGAGCTACAGTTGCTATGGTGGTGACCTGGACGTGGTCGCGCCGAGCGGTAACTTCTGTCTGCAGGGGGACGTCTGGACGTTAGATCAGATGGGTACGGCAGGATTCAACCCGAATGTCACGTCAGTTTGTGGCTACTCGGTCACCTGGAACTGCAGCAGCCCGAATGACGTCGACTACGATTGCAAGTTTGGTGGTACTTCGGCCACCGGTCCTCTTGTAGCAGGAGCGGCAGCCCTGGTGCTGGCCAAGGATCCGGGCCTTTCTTCGAACTCTGTCTACTACATATTAAAACAGTCGGCGGATACGACGCTTGATTGGGGGACTAACTCCCGCTTCACTACCCAATATGGCTATGGCAGGGTCGATGCCTTCGGGGCGGTACTGTCACTGTCGCACGGTGATGCCAGTAACGATGGTCTGCTCGACATTAGCGATCTTTCAGTGATCGTTGATTACCTTTTTTTCGGTGGGCAGATATTCCCTTCAGCAGCGCTCGCGGACTGTGACTGCGATGGTACTGTTGATAACAGCGACCTCCAGTATTTTATAGACTGGTTTGCCTTCGGTGGCCCACTGCCAGTAAAGCCCTGCTTCAAGCTCTGA
- a CDS encoding metallophosphoesterase, translating into MDKISQHSCLFATDLHGSEERYRKLFHRIKAETPVAVFLGGDLLPSGLWQFSSPDSPHEDFIADFLAPSFAELKRSMGPNYPRVFAILGNDDSRGEEEGMIAGEKAGLWEYIHNKKITLGKHSVYGYACVSPTPFLMKDWERYDVSRYVDPGSISPEEGYRSLPVEAHEIRYGTIEKDLAALTADDDLSQSVLLLHSPPHDTCLDRAGLDGMMVDYVPVPVHVGSIAIRRLIEKRQPLITLHGHIHESARLTGQWRQQIGRTLSFSAAHDGPELALVRFDLENPSAATRELL; encoded by the coding sequence ATGGACAAGATATCACAACATTCCTGTCTTTTTGCCACCGACCTACACGGCAGCGAAGAGCGGTATCGCAAGCTGTTTCATCGAATCAAGGCGGAGACACCAGTGGCCGTGTTTCTGGGCGGTGACCTGTTGCCGTCCGGACTGTGGCAGTTCTCGTCACCCGATTCACCGCACGAGGATTTTATCGCCGACTTTCTTGCGCCAAGTTTCGCTGAGCTGAAACGGTCTATGGGGCCGAACTACCCTCGCGTGTTCGCCATTCTCGGCAACGATGACAGCCGGGGTGAAGAAGAAGGTATGATCGCGGGAGAGAAGGCGGGGCTGTGGGAATACATCCACAACAAGAAGATAACATTGGGCAAGCACTCCGTCTACGGCTACGCTTGCGTATCTCCGACGCCGTTTCTCATGAAAGACTGGGAGCGGTACGACGTGTCTCGTTATGTTGATCCCGGCTCGATCTCGCCCGAGGAAGGCTATCGCTCATTGCCAGTCGAAGCCCACGAAATTCGATACGGGACTATCGAAAAAGACCTGGCGGCGCTGACAGCCGACGATGATCTGTCGCAAAGCGTGCTTCTACTTCATTCCCCGCCGCACGATACGTGTCTGGACCGCGCCGGTCTTGATGGCATGATGGTTGACTATGTGCCGGTTCCGGTGCATGTGGGGAGCATTGCTATTCGCCGACTCATCGAGAAGCGGCAGCCCCTGATTACACTCCATGGTCACATCCACGAATCGGCCCGTCTGACCGGTCAGTGGCGCCAGCAGATTGGGAGGACCCTGTCGTTTTCCGCCGCTCACGATGGCCCGGAACTGGCGCTGGTTCGGTTTGATCTTGAGAATCCGTCGGCGGCGACGCGAGAACTGCTGTAA